The Melioribacteraceae bacterium 4301-Me genome contains the following window.
GGGTACCCCATTGCAGCCTGTTGATAATTTCCATTAAGATTTCCCCAGAGCATCATTCCGTAGTTTGATAATTCTATTTCTTCGCTGTCTTCTGCGAAGTGTTCTAAAATGACGTAGGCAGTCGAGTCGACTTGCCAAATTTTATCTGCAATTCTTTTAAGTATTGCAATACGTGAATTATCTTTGTAAGACCCGCAGCCATTAGAACTGTTGGTAGGGGTATTGGTGAAACCTTTAGTGAAGTCGAATCTAAATCCATCCATTTTATATTCGGTCAGCCAAAAAGAGGTTACTCTATCCACAAAATATTTAGTAGCGTTGCTTTCATGATTAAAATCGTAACCCCAGCTAAAACAAGTGTGCGGCGCTGTTTGATTAAACCAAGGATTATTTGCTGCAGGTCGGTTGTTCGTGCTGTCCCAATACATTCTTACCATTGGATTAGAACCGTAAGCATGATTTAGTACTATATCCATAATTACAGCAATTCCGTTTTGATGACAAGCATCGATAAATTCTTTTAGCTGATCTTTTGTGCCGTAATATTTATCTGGTGCAAAATACATTGATGGGTTGTAACCCCAGCTGTCATTGCCTTCAAATTCTGCTATTGGCATTAATTCAATTGCATTTATTCCAAGGTTCTTAAAATAACTTAATGTGTCTTTTAAAGTTTTGTACCAGTGAGTTGAAACAAAATCTCTTACGAGCAATTCATAAATAACAAGTTTTTCTTTTGGTGGTCTAACGTAATTTTGTGCTTTCCATTGATAAGGGGTTTGTCCAGTTTGAAGCACTGAGACAAGCTGCTCTGTTTTTCCATTGGGATAAGGTTTTAAGTTAGGGTAAACTGTAGAAGGTATTCCAGGATCGTTGGCAGCGTCGAGAACTTTTTCGGTATAAGGATCAGGGATTCGGAGATTGCCGTCAATTAAAAATTGATACCCGTATTCCTGTCCAGGTGTTAAATTGGAAATAGTAATCCACCAGATAACGCTATCGGGAGTTACTTCATAACGGTTCATGTAATAAGTTGTATCAACTTTCCAATCGTTAAAATCTCCTATTACAAATACATTTTTTTTGTAGGGTGCATAAAGTGCAAGAGTGACTTTTGTCGGGTCGCTGCTATAGTTTATTCCAATTTGATTTCCATCTGGTAGAGGTGCATTTGCTGGCGGAACATTTTTAAATATTGCAAATTTGGATGTATCTTTTACTCCGGCAGTATCTTCTGCAATAATGGTTATTACATTTTTCCACGCCGGATATTCGTTTGCAACAAAATCAAAATTAAGAGAGTTTGTTTGACTTTGTGACTTCAGAAAGTTATTAACAAAAAGATTAATCACTTTTGTTTTTGTACCGATTTCGGAAGTGCTGATTGAAATAGGGACTGTTCCGTTTTCGTCTACGAACACTGGGGAACGGGCTGGGTCGCCAAAGTTTGTGTTTACTTTTGGTGTGTTGATTACAACAGATATGCCGGGCTCATATAACGGTACGAAAATATCCTCAGTTTGTTTAGAGCCGTCAGAACTTCTCAAGACAAAACAAAGCTCGGTAATTTTTGTGCTGGAATCAGTGACTTTATAGTAATTTCTTGGATTACGAATTGTGATTAAATATGTATTAGTTCCAGTTCTTGTTAATTTTGGCTGGATGCTATTATCTCCCCAATTGCCAATTACCTTTTGCCAACGTATAGGCGCTCCGTTCCCTGTTTGCAAGGTTACACCGGTATGTGCATAAACATCGCCTTGATAGCCAGAAAGTGTTTGTTTGCCTGCGGGATTAGCTTTTGTTACATCAAAAGTAATAGTTATCGTGTCTGTTTGTGTTGGGTACTTTGGATTTGTGGTAAAAGTTGTCTGTGCGAAAACATTTATACAGAAGAATAAAAAAAGAATGAAAACTTTTAATTTCATGATTAACTCATTTTTCTTTTGTGTAATTATTTCTTATTAAAATTAGATATGAGTAAGAAGTTAATCAAGTGAATGTGCATTCTATCTATTTTCTTTAGCGCTAACTATGAAATTTTTTTTGTTATTATAACACTTTGCCTATAGTTTTTTCTTCTTTTAAAGAATACAAATTTTTATGTTGCTCTGAAAAATTACTGTAGATATGGGAGGCACCATGTTGACCATTCAGAAAAGAATGAGTAATACCTTTTTTGCGTTGCTAAGTTTACCTGCAACTGCAATGGGGTTTGCATTATCAATCCAAATTTCTGCACTGAGCTGGATACTTTCAACAAAATATCATTTGAACATCGATGATGTGGGATTAGTTTGGGCTTCGGGTCCAATTGCGGGAATTTTGGGACAGGTAATTATCGGTATCATTAGTGATAAAGTTTGGCTTTGGAACGGAAGACGAAGACCATTCATTTTTATTGGTGGATTTCTTGCAGCTTTGATGCTACTTGCTCTTCCGTATATCGATGTAATCTCGTCCTCACTTGGTTTTAACGGAATACTTGGAGTAGCAATTGCAGTAGCCTTAACTCTTGATTTGGCAATTAATGTTAGCTTCAATCCAACTAGGTCTATAATTGCAGATGTTACAAAACAGGGTGTTGAAAGAACTAAAGGTTATGCTTGGATGCAAACAATTTCTGGAACGTTCGGTGTTCTGGCGTATGTAATCGGTGCCGTTTGGAATAATTATGTATTGATTTTTACGGGAGTTGTGTTGGTAATTCTGCTTTCAATTGTTCCGCCGTTTTTTATTGAGGAACCGAAAGAACTCCAAAAAGAAAGCGGGAGTTTCGAAAAACTTCATTCGTCAAAAACATCGTTCGTTGAAATATTAAACAGCATTCAGCCATTGTGGGGATTTTTGATTTATGCTGTTTATGCGATTACAATGAGACTATTGCAGATTAAATTCAATAATTATTATGTAGAGATAATTTGTTTTGCTATTACAATAGTTTTTATTCTAAAAGTACTATTCAAAAAGACTGAAGGAGATTCAAAACACGAAGTCGGATTAATCGGCTTTAAAAAAGTCCTTGCGGCACATTCATTTACCTGGATTGGAATTCAGACAATGTTTGTTTACATGTTTGCTTATGTGCAGTACAAAGTTTTTAATTTTGCACATGGAAGCGAAATTTCAGCTGATGTACAAATTGAAATGGGTCGTGTTGTCTCAATAAGCTTTCTGATTTTGAACGCAGTTGGTGCTGTTTTGCCTGCGTTTGTTCTTGAACCAATTACAAGAAAAATTGGGAGGGTAAAAACTCACGCAATTTGTATTTCTACAATGGCACTTTCTTATGCCGCAATGCTTTTATTCGGATTTCAACCGATTGTGATTTATATAATAATGGGGTTCCTTGGAATTGGTTGGGCTGCAACAATTAGTCTGCCGTTTGCTATTATGTCACAGAAAGTTGATCAAACGAAGATGGGCTTGTACATGGGTTTATTTAATCTTGCGGTTGTACTTCCGCAGCTGGTTGCAAGTTTTGGAGTGGGGCAGGCGGTAAGTGCCGCAGCAGATAAAAGTTTAATTTTTGTGATAAGTACAGTTACACTTGCTATATCTGCCGTGCTGTGGTTCTTTGTTAGAGAAGAATAATCTTTTCTCCGTGGTTCTCAGAGTCTCCTCTGTGGAACTCCGTGTAATTTTTTTAAATCTTATTGTATTCAGGAAAATAAAATTATAAAAATCGATTTCAGAATAATGATTAACAATTTATGAATTGAGAAGTAAAAAAGGATTAAAAACAAAAATGAAATCTAGGATTAAAATAATAATTATAATCCCTCTGATTGTATTTTCAATTATTTCATATTCTTCAAATAACCCCGAGCTTATTAATGATATAATCCCTCCTGTAAAATTAATTGCTGGTCAACCGGATACCGTTGTAATCTCCGACCTGTTTTACGCTCCAGATTATGATATTGCAGTGGAAAGCAATCCAAACGTCCAAACAAATGCCATAAACAATAATTCAAAAATAATTTTTACTGCAGACCCAAATTTTGAGGGGATTACGACAGTAAATTTTAAATACAAAGGAGAAGAATATTCAATCCCTGTTTACTCAAAAAAATTAGAACAGGTTCACTTCACATTTAAGCCCTCAAAAAAATACAAATCAATAAACCTCTTTGGCAGCTTCAACGGATGGAACCGACAAAGCATACCAATGGAAGATAAAGAAGGAAATGGCATATATTCTGTTTCAGTAACTCTCGAACCCGGACGTTATGAATATAAGTTTTACTGCGACGGCGAAGAACTTCTCGATCCGAAAAATGAAAATGTGGTTCCAAACGGAATTGGAGGATATAATTCACTCTTAGTTGTTAAAAATCCTCATGAAGAAAAAGTATTCTTACACAAAAAAGGATTGGAAAAAGAAAGATCAAATCTGAAGTTTCATTTTTATTTGGAATCAAACCATAAAACTAAATTGAGCGATTCAAACATTATTGCTTTAATCGACAATAAGAAAATTGATAAACAAAATATATTGATTAACGAAAAAGAAATTGTTGTTTCTCTCCCAATTGATGAATTAAAAAAAGCAGAGGTGCTTAGAACAGTTGTTACAATTAACGGAATTAACAGCAACATGCAGGTAGTTCCGCTAAGCGATATTTTATTATTGAATAAAAATAACTTTGATTGGCATGATGGTATAATTTATTCGATAATGATTGACCGTTTTTATGATGGGAATAAAAACAACGATATCCCTGTTAAAAATGATTCTGTTTCTTGGAAAGCAAATTATATGGGAGGTGATTTTGAAGGAATCACTCAAAAAATAAATGAAGGTTATTTTGATTCATTAGGAGTGAATATACTTTGGCTTTCGCCCGTTGTTGATAATCCTGATAAGGCATATAAAGAATATCCGGCACCGCATCGGTGGTTTACCGGTTATCATGGCTATTGGCCAATCGCTGAAAATAAGGTAGAAGAAAAATTTGGAACGTTCGATGATTTAAAAAATCTAATCAAGACTGCTCATCAACATAAAATAAAAATTCTTCTCGATTTTGTTTCGCATCATGTTCATGAAGACAATCCATTGTTTAAAAAACACCGCAATTGGTTTGGCAAACTTGAATTGCCAGATGGTCGATTGAATCTACGTCTTTGGGATGAACAAAGATTAACGACATGGTTTGAACCGTACATGCCTTCTTTTGATTTTATTCATTCTGATTCGGCGGTAAATTATATGAGTGACAATGCAATTTGGTGGTTAAAGCAGACTGGCGCTGATGGATTCCGTCACGATGCAGTTAAACATGTACCCAATAAATTTTGGCGTGCTCTTACACGGAAAATTAAAAGGGAAATTGAAATTCCCGAAGACAAAAAAGTTTATCAAATAGGGGAAACGTTTGGGGATTATAATTTAGTAGGCTCTTACGTTAACAATGGTCAACTTGATGCACAATTTAATTTCGAATTGTTCAATACTGCACTTGCTGTTTTTTTAGACTCTACTCGCTCATTTAAAGAACTTGACCTCGAAATGAAAAAATCTTTTGATGTTTTCGGCCCATTGAGTTTAATGGGAAATATAATGGATAGTCATGATAAAGTTAGATTTATGGCTTACGCTGATGGTGATGTATCTTTAAATGGAGATAATGCGGTTGAGATTGGTTGGAATAATCCTCCTATAGTAAACAATCCGAACAGTTATAAAAGAGCCGAACTTTATTTTGCATATATGATGAGCATCCCAGGTATTCCAGTAATTTATTACGGAAGTGAATTTGGAATGACAGGCGCAGCGGACCCAGACAATAGAAGAATGATGCGGTTTGGTCAACAGCTTGATAATTATGAAAAAAATATGCTACGCATTGTAAGTGACGTTACAAAACTTCGCTCAAAGCATTCTGCTTTGCGTTACGGTGATTTTTACACTTTACATGCCGATGAAAATATTTATGCTTTCATCCGCTCTGATTTTAATGAGAGGATATTGGTTGTGTTGAATAAATCAAAAAGACATCAAACTGTAGAATTAAATCTGCCCGAAGTTTATAATTTACATAAAGCAGAAAATCTGTTGAGTAAATCTTCAACAGATATTAATGATGGAAAAATTAAAGTAAAGTTGGATGGTTATGGTTGGATATTTTTGAAACTGGAATGATTATTTTTTTGTGTATGCTAAGAGTCAACTTATTTGTCAAGGCGTAATAATTTTTATTAGCATGTTATTACAAAAACAAGAAGTGAAATGAGATAACTCAGTGTGCCTCTGTGGTTCTCCGTGTTCCCATCTGTAGAGTAATTACACGGAGTGCACGGAGTAGGCACAGAGTACCACAGAGGGAAAATCTAATCCTTATCCTCCACAAAATAAACCATAATTGCTGCTGCTATCATTGATGCGCCGCCTAAAATGAGCGCGTAAATTGCCTGGTCTGCAAAGAGTGTTCTTACAAAAAATCCAAGTATTGCAGCTGCTGTAATCTGCGGAATCACAATAAAGAAATTAAAAATTCCCATGTAAACGCCGAGTTTGTTTTTCGGGAGTGAGCCAGTTAGTATTGCATAGGGCATTGCGAGTATTGATGCCCATGCAAGTCCAATTCCCAATTCAGAAATCAAAAGTAAATTGGGATTCTTAATTATATAAAATGAAGCTAATCCTAAACCTCCACAAATCAAGCTGATTGAATGAACTGTTTTTCTGCTGGTTCTTTTGGCAAGCCAGACTAAAAAGAATGCCATAACCGCTGCGAACCCGTTATATACTGCCATCAGAACGCCAACCCAATCTGCACCTTTATTGTAAAGTGCCGAAGTTGTATCGCTTGTTCCGTAAATGTGTCGAGTTACAGCCGGTGTTGTGTAAATCCACATTGCAAACAAAGCAAACCAGGAAAAGAATTGTACATAAGCCAATTGTATCATCGTCTTCGGCATTTTAAAAAGATCATTTATAACAATAACAAATCCATTGTTTATCTTGCCTGATTTCGTTAAAAAACCGACGAGAAGTTGCAGCAAGCCAAATACAGCTATACCGCCGAAGAAAACAGCAAGACCGTAATCCATGTAAATAAAAAAATCGAATAAAATAAATAAAACAAGACCTATCAAAAACCACACAAGACCGCTTTTGTAAAATTTTGAATAAGGGAGAAATTCAATATTTCTAATCAGTGACGGGTCTTTTTCAATTTCAGATTTATTGAATTGTTCCATTTCTTCGGGTGAGTATTCTTTTGTACTGATAACCGTCCAAAGAACAGCAAGAAAAAAGACTATCCCGCCGATGTAAAATGAAAATTTAACTGAAGAGGGTATTTCTCCAGCTGGTGCGGTATTGCTAATTCCGAACCAGTTGGTCATAACGTAAGGTAAAGCCGAGGCAATTATTGCGCCGGTACCTATAAAAAAACTTTGCATTGAAAAACCGATTGTTCTTTGTTCAGGTGGAAGCATATCTCCCACAAAAGCTCGGAAAGGTTCCATTGAAATATTTATTGAGGCATCCATTATCCATAACATTCCAGCTGCAACCCAAAGTGCTGGTGAATTTGGCATAATCAGCAACGCAAGCGAAGCAAGAATTGCGCCTGATAAAAAATAAGGTCTTCTTCTACCTAACTTGTTCCATGTTTTATCGCTCATGTGACCTATGATTGGTTGAACAATTAATCCAGTTACAGGTGCAGCTATCCAAAGAATTGGAATTTGGTCTATACTTGCACCTAAAGTTTCGAATATGCGACTGACATTTGCGTTTTGCAGAGCAAAGCCGAATTGTATTCCTAAAAATCCAAAACTCATGTTCCAGATTTGCCAAAAGCTTAAACGGGGTTTTTCCATATAAGGCTTCCTTTTATTCTTTATCAAAATTTATCACTTTATAGTTTGAAGTAGATTAAATACTTCCAAGGAGTAAGCTGAAATTTCTCGCTCTCAGAAAATGTAATTTTCTTACCGTCTTCAAAAAGAATTGAAAAATCACCCTTAATTAGCGGGCTACTTAAATTTATAGTTTGATTTGTAGGCGAGAGATTAAAAATTGCTAAGACTTTGTTGTTATTTTTTTCACGTATAAAAGCTAAAACGTCATTATTGCCAGTTTCTAAAAATTTCATTTCACCGCCCGCCAAGCCGTTCCATAGAGCCTTATTATATTTTTTTAGATTATTTAAGTCAGTATAAATTTGTCTCATTGGGCTGGGTTTCCAATCAATTGTATCTTTGTCAAAGAAACGTAGTCTTTTATTTAATCCAGCTTCTTGACCGCTGTAAATTAGTGGCATTCCTTTTACAACTCCGCACAGCACTGCAAATGTTTCTGCAGCACCATCTAGTCTTTCGTAGACAGTTCCGTTCCACGAGTTCTCATCGTGGTTAGAAGTGAATACCATTCTATAATCATCATCGTTGTAATCTTTCTTTTCTTGATTATAGTAAGAAATTATGTCGGAAGCTTTTTTCGTTCCTTTTGCTACTTTGTTTATTAGATCTTTCAGTTGCCAGTTATATGTCATATCAAAAGCTTGATGAAGGTAATTTTCACTTGCTTCAGCCAGCATGAAAATATCACTTTTTATTTTTGATAATTCTTTCCTTGCTTCAATCCAAAATTCGGTAGGAACCATTGCAGCCACATCACAGCGGAAGCCGTCAATGTTACATTCTTTTATCCAATAACTCATTGCATCTATCATGTAAGTCCATAATTCCTTATTATCATAATTTAAATCTATTACATCGCTCCAGTCTGCTACAGGGGAAACAAAATTTCCATTACTGTCTCTTGTGTAAAAATCAGGATGCGTTTTTGTCCATACATTATCCCACGAGGTATGGTTAGCAACCCAGTCAATAATTACATGCATTCCAAGTGAATGGATTTTAGTTACCAAACTTTTAAGGTCGTCTAATGTACCAAATTCGGGATTAACTGCTTTATAATTTTTAATTGAATAATAACTGCCAAGAGTGCCTTTTCTATTAAGTTCGCCAATAGGATTTATTGGCATTAACCATAGAATATCCACTCCAAGTTGTTTAAGTTCTGGTAAATGTTTTTCAAATGCTTTGAAAGTTCCTTCAGGTGTATATTGACGAATATTAACTTCATAGATAACAGCATTTTTACTCCATTGGGGGTGAGTTACTTTCGATTGCTCTTGGAAGAGGGATACAGCTTTGCAGCTTGATAAGTGGAAAAGGAATATTGCGATAATTATTTGAAATGAAATCTGAATGATTCTTTTTTGCATAATATTATCCTGTGCTTCTTAAATGGAGTATTTAATTAGTGTAAAATAATAATTTCCGCCACAAAACTATAAAATGATATAGCTGAAAATTCCACTAATTTGCAACTTTATTCATGTATATGTTGAATTTTTAGTAATTGTTAAGAAAGTTAGTTTTTTGCATCTATATCAAGCCTTTTGAAAACATTCTCATTGATGAACTTTCTATTTGTGATGCTATACATTAAAAGTGAAATGAAAAATTATTATTTGATTCATCCTAAAATTTTCATTCTGTAGTACGATTTAACTTGACTTTAAAAAAAACGATTGCTAAGTTGAAGTTGCAATGTAAACGTTTACATTGCAATTTATTCCAATCCTTTATCAATAATTGCTGTACTTGTTGAAAACATTAACAAAAATAAAGGGTTTTTCATCTTTGGGAGATTAGATTGGTTTCTACAATTAAAGAAATAGCGAGGTTGGCAAACGTTTCAATTGCTACTGTTTCAAGAGCATTGAGTGGAAGCCCAAAAGTAAAAGAAGAAACACGACAGCTTATTCTAAAAATAGCAAAGGAACTCAATTATAACCCCAATTTGCTAGCGAGAAATTTTGTAAAAGGTAAATCAAATTTAATAGCACTTATACTTCCAGATATAACTGATGAGTTCTTTTCCGAAATAATACGAGGTGTAGATGACACGGCTTTTCTATCCGGGTATTATACAATGGTAATTAGCTCCCATAAAAATCGATCACTGGTTGAATCAATTCATACAATAATGGGAGCAGGCTTGGTTGGTGGAGCTATTTTATTAATTCCCTTTTTGTCAAAAGAAATAAAAGAAGCATTAAATCATGAAAGAATACCTTTCGTGATTATAAGCAGCGACAACAGTCAAAATTCCTACTCAATGGTTAGTATAGATAATTACGGCGCTGCCTACTCTATGACAGAATATTTAATTAAAAAAGGTTATACGAAAATTGCTCACATTAGCGGTCCAGCTGATAATAATGATGCAATCAGCAGAAAGCAAGGTTATATTGATGCATGTAAGGATAACCAAATTAAGCTTAAGAAAAATTGGTTGGTCGATGGAAATTTTACAATGGAAAGTGGTAATAGCGCATGCAAAGTTCTATTAGATCTTAAAGAGAAGCCTGAGGTTATTTTTGCTGCAAACGATATGATGGCTTTGGGCTGTTATGAAGTAATTCAGGAAAGAGGCTTAAAGATACCGAAAGATATTGGTGTTACTGGCTTCGATGATATCCTATTGTCAAAGTATTTAAACCCTCCCCTTACAACAGTAAAGGTGCATATTAATGAACTTGGTATTACTGCTGCTGAATTATTGCTGAATAAAATGGGAAGCCAAAGTTACGCCGCTAATCGTAAAGTTAAAGTCTCAGCTGAACTAATAGTAAGAAAATCTTGTTGATAAAATAAATTTGGGTGAACTGAACAATGTCGAAATTTTCTACAAAATATGGCTACTTCTCAGATGACGGTAGCGAGTATGTAATTACCAACTATAATACTCCTAAACCGTGGGTAAATGTAATTTCAAATGGTCAATATGGATTGGTTATTTCTCAAACTGGCGGTGGATTTAGTTGGAAAGAACATTCGGAGTTTAATAGACTTAATCGCTGGCATCAGGATTTAGTTCAAGATAACTGGGGAAAGTTTTTCTATGTGAAAGATAACCTGTCCGGAGAAATATGGAGCCCAACATGGATGCCGGTAAAAACACAGCTAAATTTTTTCGAATGTAGGCACGGCCTGGGATACACTGTCTTTAATTCAGTTTACAAGGATGTTGAGATAACCCTTACAATTCACGTCCCCTTAAAAGAAGATTTTGAGTTGTGGGATTTTAAGATTGCAAATATTCGAAGTGTCCCTATTAATTTATCTATCTATACTTATTTTGAATGGTGTCTCGGCTCTTCCGCCGACCATCACCGCGAATTCCACAAATCATTCATTGAGACTGAGTTTCACGATGAGTTTAATACAATGTTGGCTACTAAAAGACTTTGGGAAATTCCTATTGAAAATAGAGGACATTGGAATATAGAGTATCCGTATTACGGTTTTATTTCTTCGACAAAAAAAATTGCTGATTACGACGGAGAAAAGGAAACATTTATTGGAAGATTTAATTCAGTTAATAATCCAGCTGGATTATATGCTAAACAAA
Protein-coding sequences here:
- a CDS encoding alpha-amylase family glycosyl hydrolase; the protein is MQKRIIQISFQIIIAIFLFHLSSCKAVSLFQEQSKVTHPQWSKNAVIYEVNIRQYTPEGTFKAFEKHLPELKQLGVDILWLMPINPIGELNRKGTLGSYYSIKNYKAVNPEFGTLDDLKSLVTKIHSLGMHVIIDWVANHTSWDNVWTKTHPDFYTRDSNGNFVSPVADWSDVIDLNYDNKELWTYMIDAMSYWIKECNIDGFRCDVAAMVPTEFWIEARKELSKIKSDIFMLAEASENYLHQAFDMTYNWQLKDLINKVAKGTKKASDIISYYNQEKKDYNDDDYRMVFTSNHDENSWNGTVYERLDGAAETFAVLCGVVKGMPLIYSGQEAGLNKRLRFFDKDTIDWKPSPMRQIYTDLNNLKKYNKALWNGLAGGEMKFLETGNNDVLAFIREKNNNKVLAIFNLSPTNQTINLSSPLIKGDFSILFEDGKKITFSESEKFQLTPWKYLIYFKL
- a CDS encoding MFS transporter; protein product: MEKPRLSFWQIWNMSFGFLGIQFGFALQNANVSRIFETLGASIDQIPILWIAAPVTGLIVQPIIGHMSDKTWNKLGRRRPYFLSGAILASLALLIMPNSPALWVAAGMLWIMDASINISMEPFRAFVGDMLPPEQRTIGFSMQSFFIGTGAIIASALPYVMTNWFGISNTAPAGEIPSSVKFSFYIGGIVFFLAVLWTVISTKEYSPEEMEQFNKSEIEKDPSLIRNIEFLPYSKFYKSGLVWFLIGLVLFILFDFFIYMDYGLAVFFGGIAVFGLLQLLVGFLTKSGKINNGFVIVINDLFKMPKTMIQLAYVQFFSWFALFAMWIYTTPAVTRHIYGTSDTTSALYNKGADWVGVLMAVYNGFAAVMAFFLVWLAKRTSRKTVHSISLICGGLGLASFYIIKNPNLLLISELGIGLAWASILAMPYAILTGSLPKNKLGVYMGIFNFFIVIPQITAAAILGFFVRTLFADQAIYALILGGASMIAAAIMVYFVEDKD
- a CDS encoding alpha-amylase family glycosyl hydrolase; amino-acid sequence: MKSRIKIIIIIPLIVFSIISYSSNNPELINDIIPPVKLIAGQPDTVVISDLFYAPDYDIAVESNPNVQTNAINNNSKIIFTADPNFEGITTVNFKYKGEEYSIPVYSKKLEQVHFTFKPSKKYKSINLFGSFNGWNRQSIPMEDKEGNGIYSVSVTLEPGRYEYKFYCDGEELLDPKNENVVPNGIGGYNSLLVVKNPHEEKVFLHKKGLEKERSNLKFHFYLESNHKTKLSDSNIIALIDNKKIDKQNILINEKEIVVSLPIDELKKAEVLRTVVTINGINSNMQVVPLSDILLLNKNNFDWHDGIIYSIMIDRFYDGNKNNDIPVKNDSVSWKANYMGGDFEGITQKINEGYFDSLGVNILWLSPVVDNPDKAYKEYPAPHRWFTGYHGYWPIAENKVEEKFGTFDDLKNLIKTAHQHKIKILLDFVSHHVHEDNPLFKKHRNWFGKLELPDGRLNLRLWDEQRLTTWFEPYMPSFDFIHSDSAVNYMSDNAIWWLKQTGADGFRHDAVKHVPNKFWRALTRKIKREIEIPEDKKVYQIGETFGDYNLVGSYVNNGQLDAQFNFELFNTALAVFLDSTRSFKELDLEMKKSFDVFGPLSLMGNIMDSHDKVRFMAYADGDVSLNGDNAVEIGWNNPPIVNNPNSYKRAELYFAYMMSIPGIPVIYYGSEFGMTGAADPDNRRMMRFGQQLDNYEKNMLRIVSDVTKLRSKHSALRYGDFYTLHADENIYAFIRSDFNERILVVLNKSKRHQTVELNLPEVYNLHKAENLLSKSSTDINDGKIKVKLDGYGWIFLKLE
- a CDS encoding LacI family DNA-binding transcriptional regulator translates to MVSTIKEIARLANVSIATVSRALSGSPKVKEETRQLILKIAKELNYNPNLLARNFVKGKSNLIALILPDITDEFFSEIIRGVDDTAFLSGYYTMVISSHKNRSLVESIHTIMGAGLVGGAILLIPFLSKEIKEALNHERIPFVIISSDNSQNSYSMVSIDNYGAAYSMTEYLIKKGYTKIAHISGPADNNDAISRKQGYIDACKDNQIKLKKNWLVDGNFTMESGNSACKVLLDLKEKPEVIFAANDMMALGCYEVIQERGLKIPKDIGVTGFDDILLSKYLNPPLTTVKVHINELGITAAELLLNKMGSQSYAANRKVKVSAELIVRKSC
- a CDS encoding MFS transporter gives rise to the protein MLTIQKRMSNTFFALLSLPATAMGFALSIQISALSWILSTKYHLNIDDVGLVWASGPIAGILGQVIIGIISDKVWLWNGRRRPFIFIGGFLAALMLLALPYIDVISSSLGFNGILGVAIAVALTLDLAINVSFNPTRSIIADVTKQGVERTKGYAWMQTISGTFGVLAYVIGAVWNNYVLIFTGVVLVILLSIVPPFFIEEPKELQKESGSFEKLHSSKTSFVEILNSIQPLWGFLIYAVYAITMRLLQIKFNNYYVEIICFAITIVFILKVLFKKTEGDSKHEVGLIGFKKVLAAHSFTWIGIQTMFVYMFAYVQYKVFNFAHGSEISADVQIEMGRVVSISFLILNAVGAVLPAFVLEPITRKIGRVKTHAICISTMALSYAAMLLFGFQPIVIYIIMGFLGIGWAATISLPFAIMSQKVDQTKMGLYMGLFNLAVVLPQLVASFGVGQAVSAAADKSLIFVISTVTLAISAVLWFFVREE
- a CDS encoding alpha-amylase family glycosyl hydrolase, whose product is MKLKVFILFLFFCINVFAQTTFTTNPKYPTQTDTITITFDVTKANPAGKQTLSGYQGDVYAHTGVTLQTGNGAPIRWQKVIGNWGDNSIQPKLTRTGTNTYLITIRNPRNYYKVTDSSTKITELCFVLRSSDGSKQTEDIFVPLYEPGISVVINTPKVNTNFGDPARSPVFVDENGTVPISISTSEIGTKTKVINLFVNNFLKSQSQTNSLNFDFVANEYPAWKNVITIIAEDTAGVKDTSKFAIFKNVPPANAPLPDGNQIGINYSSDPTKVTLALYAPYKKNVFVIGDFNDWKVDTTYYMNRYEVTPDSVIWWITISNLTPGQEYGYQFLIDGNLRIPDPYTEKVLDAANDPGIPSTVYPNLKPYPNGKTEQLVSVLQTGQTPYQWKAQNYVRPPKEKLVIYELLVRDFVSTHWYKTLKDTLSYFKNLGINAIELMPIAEFEGNDSWGYNPSMYFAPDKYYGTKDQLKEFIDACHQNGIAVIMDIVLNHAYGSNPMVRMYWDSTNNRPAANNPWFNQTAPHTCFSWGYDFNHESNATKYFVDRVTSFWLTEYKMDGFRFDFTKGFTNTPTNSSNGCGSYKDNSRIAILKRIADKIWQVDSTAYVILEHFAEDSEEIELSNYGMMLWGNLNGNYQQAAMGYPSGPPGTWDFSRISYKSRGWTKPYLVGYMESHDEERLMYKNLQYGNSSGNYNIKDLNTALNRIKLCATFFIPVSGPKMIWQFGELGYDYSIDYNGRLGRKPIPWDPPLNYLNNSNRKNLYKVFKALINLKENYPAFSSNNFSISAAGALKRISITDSSMDVTILGNFGVTPANITPYFQKRGIWYEYFLGDSLNVTDTLAQITLQPGEYRIYTSVKIPAAPSGITTEVSEKNSYEIPGEFRLEQNYPNPFNPTTVISYQLPVGSYVTLNVYDMLGREVATLVNEEKSAGTYKVKFDASKLSSGVYFYRIRTENFISTKKMILLK